One part of the Plasmodium yoelii strain 17X genome assembly, chromosome: 13 genome encodes these proteins:
- a CDS encoding PIR protein translates to MNKEVCQKFENVWGAFPDKLDKDKYYKFENNNILNSYCDNDQCEDDIKKISAGFFYLLSGFFGDPNSFNFDEKSNNDIFYYIMIWLSYMLNLKKNDLNNSLQYFYDIDISNQNKYKNPIVGFTEYNNYIDLLDKKKIVNMDIKDISKFYAPFKSLCTMYNEFNDRTSDCKNCSNNAKEFVNKYNELNEDHSITGNVSYSQILCTLSTDYNNLKSKCSNSSSFPEIKTPTNCVKRFKQSSQLISAQNSEDISSSSIGNKLFTVLSIFGAIAFLLGISYKYSLFGFRKRFQKQKLREKIKNIKKKMNR, encoded by the exons atgaataaggaagtg tgcCAAAAATTCGAGAATGTATGGGGTGCTTTCCCCGATAAATTAGACAaagataaatattataaatttgaaaataataatatattaaatagttATTGTGATAATGATCAATGTGAAGAtgatatcaaaaaaattagtgctggatttttttatttgcttaGTGGATTTTTTGGGGATCCTAATTCGTTTAACTTTGATGAAAAAAGTAATAacgatattttttattacattatgatatggttaagttatatgttaaacctaaaaaaaaatgacttAAACAACAGtctacaatatttttatgatatagatatatcaaatcaaaataagtataaaaaTCCTATAGTTGGTTTTACGgagtataataattatatagatcttttagataaaaaaaaaattgtgaatatggatattaaagatatatctaaattttatgctccatttaaatcattatgtaccatgtataatgaatttaatgatAGAACGTCAGATTGCAAAAATTGTTCGAACAATGCTAAAGAATTtgttaacaaatataatgaacTTAATGAAGATCATAGTATTACTGGAAATGTTTCATATAGTCAAATATTGTGTACtttatcaactgattataataatttaaaaagtaAATGTAGCAATAGTTCATCCTTTCCAGAGATAAAAACACCAACAAATTGTGTAAAAAGATTCAAACAAAGTTCTCAACTAATTTCTGCACAAAATTCTGAAGATATATCAAGTTCGTCAATAGGAAACAAATTGtttacagttttatcgatatttggtgcaatagcatttcttttaggaatttcttataag tattcgttatttggatttcggaaacgatttcaaaaacaaaaactaagagaaaaaataaaaaatataaagaagaaaatgaatcgttaa
- a CDS encoding fam-c protein — protein MNKRIFSLVCIVLYSLLAVSVHCSEQKISDVINKSIRGTKDRNKSNETQLKNNNPKDDEDDEDDREFNCFGICKKNKQNKQIKYIIRNVPLTSPHNQIVVIYSSNESLPTVKIRIGTVESEFIPKDQKHLEDILKLQKTFEKLYPNNNESSPKETMQIEGIKPELIPKKQEDLKDILLLKEASEKLYSNNDKSTSKEIFQMQKNMQNIRENNPKLFKILLESKEPIEKYLLKKKTSK, from the exons ATGAATAAGAGGATATTTAGTTTAGTTTGTATCGTCTTATATTCCCTTTTGGCTGTGTCAGTACATTGCTCCGAACAGAAA ATATCTgatgtaataaataaaagtattCGTGGCACTAAAGACAGAAACAAAAGTAACGAAACACAATTAAAGAATAACAATCCTAAAGATGATGAAGATGATGAAGATGATAGAGAATTTAATTGTTTTggtatatgtaaaaaaaataaacaaaataaacaaataaaatatataattaggAATGTACCCTTAACTTCTCCACATAATCAAATAGTTGTAATATATTCAAGTAATGAATCTCTTCCTACGGTAAAAATTCGAATTGGAACAGTTGAGAGTGAGTTTATTCCAAAAGATCAAAAACATTTAGaggatatattaaaattacaaaaaacaTTCGAAAAACTATATCCAAATAACAATGAATCTAGTCCTAAGGAAACAATGCAGATAGAAGGAATTAAGCCTGAGCTTATTCCAAAAAAACAAGAAGATTTAAAGGATATATTACTATTAAAAGAAGCATCCGAAAAACTATATTCAAATAACGATAAATCTACTTCTAAGGAAATATTTCAGatgcaaaaaaatatgcaaaacaTTCGTGAAAACAATCCAAAGCTTTTTAAGATTTTATTAGAATCTAAAGAACCAATAGAAAAATaccttttaaaaaaaaaaacaagtaAATAA
- a CDS encoding PIR protein, producing the protein MDKDVCKKFQDVRKWFPDQLDDKKMYQFKDDTHFKRYCTGDSCDTDLDKINAGCLYFFDTFFKDETTFQNDAKGNIYIVQYIMIWLIYMLNLTKTEENDSIGSFYKTYIEHGNKYSKNIDYISSHNSYKDLIDINDYFLSMDMSIVSKLYDVFNTLCDIYNELDTNYSNCTQCSGKASQFVETYKTIIIDHNIGENNRYFYVLINLLNDYANLENKCKDFPSIPDIENIISEVTSSSSIASKLIPILSILVAIAIFLGISYKYSLFGFRKRAQKQYLREKIKNIKKRMNRSYMIQRE; encoded by the exons atggatAAGGACGtg tgtaaaaAGTTCCAGGATGTAAGGAAATGGTTTCCTGATCAATTGGACGATAAGAAAATGTATCAATTTAAAGATGATACACATTTCAAAAGGTATTGTACTGGTGATAGTTGTGATACTGATCTCGACaaaattaatgctggatgtttatatttttttgatacaTTCTTTAAGGATGAGACTACGTTTCAAAATGATGCAAAAGGAAACATCTATATTGTTCaatacattatgatatggttaatttatatgttaaaccttaCCAAAACTGAAGAAAACGACAGTATAGGCtctttttataaaacatatatagaGCATGGTAATAAgtatagtaaaaatatagattataTTAGTAGTCATAATAgttataaggatcttatagatataaatgattattttttaagtatggATATGAGCATTGtatctaaattatatgatgtATTTAATACATTATGTGACATATATAATGAGCTTGATACAAACTACTCAAATTGCACGCAATGTTCGGGAAAAGCTAGTCAATTTGTTGAAACATATAAAACAATTATCATAGATCATAACATTGGTGAAAATAACCgctatttttatgtattgattaatttattaaatgattatgctaatttagaaaataaatgtaaagaTTTTCCATCCATTCCAGATATAGAAAACATAATTTCTGAAGTTACATCAAGTTCGTCTATAGCaagcaaattaattccaattttatcgatattagttgcaatagcaatttttttagggatttcttataag tattcgttatttggatttcgtaaacgagctcaaaaacaatatttaagagaaaaaataaaaaatataaagaagagaatgaatcGTTCATATATGATTCAAAGAGAgtga
- a CDS encoding PIR protein, whose amino-acid sequence MNKEVCKKFQDVWTNLEYDSSSEIYKFKDNKDFKEYCTNENCDNDLDNISAGCLYLFNEIFGNPTSFSFIAKGNTNIVEYILIWLSYMLNYKRMNENDSIEPFYEIFINKYTEYNKYNKDNKYNEKIVGVTDYENYKDLIDKKQNLMSISTKDMSKFYDVFILLCDMYIEFETNSDCNKFSGQAKEFAKKYDELNEDYNNGKGSPYNQLLSTLSNDYNNLKNKCNDFPSLPTYSRRLVIKRTLIPIAFIFVAVSIFLGIAYKYSLFGFRKRFQKQCLRERIKNIKKKLIINKLF is encoded by the exons ATGAATAAAGAAGTG TGTAAAAAGTTCCAGGATGTATGGACAAATTTAGAATATGATTCGAGTAGTGAAATCtataaatttaaagataataaagATTTCAAAGAATACTGTACTAATGAAAATTGTGATAATGATCTCGATAATATTagtgctggatgtttatatttgtttaatgAAATTTTTGGAAATCCTACCTCGTTTAGTTTTATTGCAAAAGGAAACACCAATATTGTTGAATACattttgatatggttaagttatatgttaaactaTAAAAGAATGAACGAAAACGACAGTATAGAGCCtttttatgaaatatttataaataaatatactgaatataataaatataataaagataataagTATAATGAGAAAATAGTTGGTGTTACTGATTATGAGAattataaggatcttatagataaaaaacaaaatttgaTGAGTATTAGTACTAAAgatatgtctaaattttatgatgtatttatattattatgtgacaTGTATATTGAGTTTGAAACAAACTCAGATTGCAATAAATTTTCGGGACAAGCTAAAGAATTtgctaaaaaatatgatgaactTAATGAAgattataataatggtaAAGGCAGCCCCTATAATCAATTATTatctacattatcaaatgattataataatttaaaaaataaatgtaatgaTTTTCCATCACTTCCAACATATTCACGAAGATTAGTAATAAAAAGGACACTAATTCCAAttgcatttatatttgttgcagtatcaattttcttgggaattgcatataag tattcgttatttggatttcggaaacgatttcaaaagCAATGTTTAAgagaaagaataaaaaatataaagaagaaactgatcattaataaattattctga
- a CDS encoding PIR protein: MSYKECGIINEIDNYFDDDPNKSGEYYSMNILNTYCPGSNCSSDKEKIISGFIMLLNMLNDEYLESDKIVEYASLWLSHKLNQKKENGITKLYDFYANNIETNSLYTGNISNNSDDHINIGVIDKKIKSMDIDIKDISNFYDALKSLCNMHSEINVDNYQCNNCLENAGEFFEKCEKVKNIFDITKGSSYLQLWISLSNDYKNFESNYNSHFCTNGPPLVTCSRSSVTKNTLISIAIIFVAASILLGVSYKYSLFGFRKRSQKQQLREMLKK; encoded by the exons atgtctTATAAAGAG tGTGGTATAATTAATGAGATtgataattattttgatGATGATCCGAACAAATCGGGAGAATATTATTctatgaatatattaaatacgtATTGCCCTGGTAGTAACTGCAGTAGTGATAAAGAAAAGATTATCTCTGGTTTTATAATGTTACTAAATATGCTTAATGATGAATATTTAGAAAGTGATAAAATTGTTGAATACGCTAGTTTATGGTTAAGTCATaaactaaatcaaaaaaaagaaaatggaaTCACCAAATTATACGATTTTTATGCCAATAATATAGAAACAAATAGTCTTTATACGGGAAATATATCTAATAATAGTGATGATCATATTAATATTGGtgttatagataaaaaaataaaatcgatggatattgatattaaagatatatctaatttttatgatgcattaaaatcattatgtaacatgCATAGTGAAATTAATGTAGATAACTATCAATGCAATAACTGTTTAGAAAATGCTGgagaattttttgaaaaatgtgaaaaagttaaaaatatttttgatattactAAAGGAAGTTCTTATTTACAACTATGGATAagtttatcaaatgattataaaaattttgaaagtAATTATAATAGTCATTTTTGTACTAATGGCCCACCACTTGTAACTTGTTCACGAAGTTcagtaacaaaaaatacactaatttcaattgcaattatatttgttgcagcatcaattttattgggagtttcttataag tattcgttatttggatttcgaaaacgatctcaaaaacaacaattaagagaaatgctaaaaaaataa
- a CDS encoding PIR protein: MDKNLCKKFQDVRKWFPDSLSNGKYLFKEDKHFNKYCNNNNCDGPFDKISAGCLYFFNEFFGSSEMLSQYASNYINVVDYIMVWLIHMLSLTENEHKNSLNHFYTTFINSDEKYKTSIKNVEDCSNYKDLILKKHNLTNKDMDNNIISKLYGAFNILCEMYTGFDINDSYCTKCSEKAKQFVEKYNELNTYHSITENSSGIQILCTLSNDYNNFKKKCNDSPSIPTIDKTKITIKCPEQISGVISSNSSVANKLFIFLSIFSTIAIFLGISYKYSLFGFRKRFKKQQIREKIKNIKKKMNQ, translated from the exons ATGGATAAAAATCta TGTAAAAAGTTCCAAGATGTAAGAAAATGGTTTCCCGATAGTTTGAGTAATGGAAAGTATCTATTTAAAGAAGATAAGCATTTCAATAAgtattgtaataataataattgtgaTGGTcctttcgataaaattagtgctggatgtttatatttttttaatgaattcTTTGGAAGTTCTGAGATGCTTTCGCAATATGCAAGCAACTATATCAATGTCGTTGATTACATTATGGTATGGTTAATTCATATGTTAAGCCTAACTGAAAATGAACATAAAAACAGTctaaatcatttttatactaCATTTATAAATAGTGATGAAAAGTATAAAACATCTATAAAGAATGTTGAAGATTGTAGTAattataaggatcttataCTTAAAAAACACAATTTGACGAATAAGGACAtggataataatattatatctaaattatatggtgcatttaatatattatgtgaAATGTATACTGGATTTGATATAAATGATTCATATTGCACAAAATGTTCGGAAAAGGCTAAGcaatttgttgaaaaatataatgaacttAATACATATCACAGTATTACTGAAAACAGTTCAGGTATTCAAATATTGTGtactttatcaaatgattataataattttaaaaagaaatgtAACGATAGTCCATCGATTCCAACGAtagataaaacaaaaattactATAAAATGCCCTGAACAAATTTCTGGAGTTATATCATCAAATTCGTCGGTagcaaacaaattatttatatttttatcgatatttagtacaatagcaatttttttaggaatttcttataag tattcattatttggatttcggaagcgatttaaaaaacaacaaataagagaaaaaataaaaaatataaagaagaaaatgaatcaataa
- a CDS encoding PIR protein, which produces MNDSICLNFDVLRDRLPDELGQIGKLELKTIKNYKKYCPKEDCNSELDQITIGFLWLLEECYSAFKYKSHNENNTNSFFLYMISWFSYKLKQHSGHSSTKINDLYIKLIKNNDKYNSFTDPAYKFGDFEEFMDKRNDFLNIDIEDMSKFYDIFKLLCKIHGNVAQNQKSDTLSNNAIDFVKKYQELNKVYGTTEESPYNKILSTLSNDYNNLKNNCKNCSPLPEITENISAYISGDTSSSSSIGNRLFAVLSIFGAIAFFLGISYKYSLFGFRKRFKKQQIREKIKNIKKRMNQ; this is translated from the exons ATGAATGATTCTATA TGTTTAAACTTTGATGTTTTGAGGGACCGTTTACCTGATGAATTGGGCCAAATCGGAAAACTTGAGCTTAAAACtattaaaaattacaaaaagtACTGCCCTAAGGAAGACTGCAATAGTGAACTCGATCAAATTACGATTGGATTTTTATGGTTACTTGAAGAATGCTATTCTGCATTCAAATACAAAAGtcataatgaaaataatactaattcattttttctgTATATGATTTCATGGTTTAGTTACAAATTAAAGCAACATTCAGGGCACAGTTCCACCAAAATAAacgatttatatattaaacttataaaaaataatgataaatataatagttTTACAGATCCTGCCTATAAATTTGGAGATTTTGAGGAATTCATGGATAAACGAAATGATTTTCTGAACATTGATATTGAAgatatgtctaaattttatgatatatttaaattattatgtaaaataCATGGTAATGTTGCACAGAATCAAAAAAGCGACACACTGTCAAATAATGCTATtgattttgttaaaaaatatcaagaACTTAATAAAGTTTATGGTACTACTGAAGAAAGTCcctataataaaatattgtctactttatcaaatgattataataatttaaaaaataactgTAAAAATTGTTCACCCCTTCCAGAGATAACAGAAAACATTTCTGCATACATATCTGGAGatacatcatcaagttcgtcgataggaAATAGACTATTtgcagttttatcgatatttggtgcaatagcattttttttaggaatttcttataag tattcgttatttggatttcggaaacgatttaaaaaacaacaaataagagaaaagataaaaaatataaagaagagaatgaatcaataa
- a CDS encoding PIR protein, which yields MDTEVCKRFKNVWEWISDELNEGKYKFNDNNKISNNYCNNIDFSDSYCNIDLKSDFDKISDGCLYLLNEFFRDSSTFKTVAKSNINIVDYILIWLSYMLNLTNSGEKNNITCFYIAYMNDCDKYNKEINELTDYKSYKDLLDKKNEVLNINSNDVSKFYKAFKLLYEMYTEFDENTSKCSKFSEKAEKFVKIYEELNDSNNTIYSGYCQAWSKLLNDYNNLKNKCKDYNPLPEINTTETDAKCSEQTSKKNNVAEYEQFSEDTSSSSSIASKLIPVLLIFAAIPIFLGIAYKYSLFGFRKRVQKHLRKKLKK from the exons ATGGATACGgaagtg TGTAAAAGGTTCAAGAATGTATGGGAATGGATTTCCGATGAATTGAATgaaggaaaatataaatttaatgataataataaaatttcaaataattattgtaataatattgatTTTTCAGATAGTTATTGTAATATTGATTTAAAAAGTGATTTCGATAAAATAAGTGatggatgtttatatttgcttAATGAGTTCTTTCGTGATTCTTCTACGTTCAAGACAGTTGCAAAAAGTAacatcaatattgttgattacattttgatatggttaagttatatgttaaacctgaCTAATAGTggagaaaaaaacaatataacgTGTTTTTATATTGCATACATGAATGATTGTGATAAGTATAACAAggaaataaatgaattaacTGATTATAAGAGTTATAAGGATCTgttagataaaaaaaatgaggtGTTGAATATTAATAGTAATGAtgtatctaaattttataaagcatttaaattattatatgaaatgTATACTGAATTTGATGAAAACACGTCAAAATGCTCAAAATTTTCGGAAAAAGCTgaaaaatttgttaaaatatatgaagaaCTTAATGATTCtaataatactatatatagCGGCTATTGTCAAGCATGgtctaaattattaaatgattataataatttaaaaaataaatgtaaagaTTATAACCCCCTTCCAGAGATAAATACAACAGAAACTGATGCAAAATGTTCTGAACAAActtctaaaaaaaataatgtagcAGAATATGAACAATTTTCTGAAGatacatcatcaagttcgtcgatagcaagcaaattaattccggttttattgatatttgctgcaataccaattttcttgggaattgcttataag tattcattatttggatttcggaaaagagttcaaaaacatttaagaaaaaagctaaaaaaataa
- a CDS encoding PIR protein, whose amino-acid sequence MASKVCDAINFIDEYFYDDPNNSGKEMSGDLLSMYFHNNNCSSDEEKIIPGFIMLLKKLDEESFESDEIGEYASLWLSHKLNQKKQNGITRLNEFYTNHIETNSCYKDNIDKTTDSNSNINKGVIEKKIKSMDIDIKDISNFYDAFKSLCNMYSERDAISECKTCLENAGEFFEKCEKVKNVFDITKGSSYLQLWLSLSKDYKEFESNYNNYWCKNIPSVVACPRSSVTKNTLISIAIIFVAASILLGVSYKYSLFGFRKRFQKQHLREKLKK is encoded by the exons atggctTCTAAAGTG tgtgatgcaattaattttatcgatgaatatttttatgatgatCCGAACAACTCGGGAAAAGAGATGTCTGGGGATCTATTAAGTATGTATTTCCATAATAATAACTGTAGTAGTGATGAAGAAAAGATTATCCCTGGTTTTATAATGTTACTAAAAAAGCTTGATGAGGAAAGTTTCGAAAGTGATGAAATTGGTGAATACGCTAGTTTATGGTTAAGTCATaaactaaatcaaaaaaaacaaaatggaaTTACCAGATTAAACGAGTTTTATACTAATCATATAGAAACAAATAGTTGTTATAAggataatatagataaaactACTGATAGTAATAGTAATATTAATAAGGGtgttatagaaaaaaaaataaaatcgatggatattgatattaaagatatatctaatttttatgatgcatttaaatcattatgtaacatgtataGTGAACGTGATGCAATCAGCGAATGCAAGACATGTTTAGAAAATGCTGgagaattttttgaaaaatgtgaaaaagttaaaaatgtttttgatATTACTAAAGGAAGTTCTTATTTACAACTATGGTTAAGTTTATCAAAAGATTATAAAGAATTTGAAagtaattataataattattggTGTAAAAATATCCCATCAGTTGTAGCTTGTCCACGAAGTTcagtaacaaaaaatacactaatttcaattgcaattatatttgttgcagcatcaattttattgggagtttcttataag tattcgttatttggatttcggaaacgatttcaaaaacaacatttaagagaaaagctaaaaaaataa
- a CDS encoding PIR protein has product MEDSICGKFDLLRMYLPDELKDKGKFELEDISNYNNYCPNRDCNSELEKITIGFLWLLGEYFTKYPKKGKSEYMNKPFFLYIVLWLSHKLNQNSEYRTTQISDFYTKNVIGSNKYSMFKNDSNRFTDYREFIDKQINLLNINIEDLSKFYDAFKLLCSIYDNTEMDTDRNTLLNNASKFVIKYQELKRDSSNSDDSPYKKILSVLSNDYDYLKNKCKHVQPIPDIEADISALAFTFEDASSSSPMGSKLFTVLSIFGAIAFFLGISYKYSLFGFRKRAQKQYLREKIKKIKKKMNH; this is encoded by the exons ATGGAAGATTCTATa TGTGGAAAATTTGATCTTTTGAGGATGTATTTACCAGATGAATTAAAAGACAAGGGGAAATTTGAACTAGAAGATATCAGTAATTACAATAATTACTGCCCTAATAGAGATTGCAATAGTGAACTCGAAAAAATTACGATTGGATTTTTATGGTTACTTGGAGaatattttactaaataCCCAAAGAAAGGTAAAAGtgaatatatgaataaaccattttttctatatattgttttatggTTAAGTCACAAATTAAATCAAAACTCAGAGTACCGAACCACCCAAATAAGCGACTTTTATACTAAAAATGTAATTGGTagtaataaatatagtaTGTTTAAAAATGATTCCAACAGATTTACAGATTATAGGGAATTCAtagataaacaaattaatttgttgaatattaatattgaagatttgtctaaattttatgatgcatttaaactATTATGTagtatatatgataatacTGAAATGGATACAGATAGGAATACACTGTTAAATAATGCGAGTAAATTTGTTATAAAATATCAAGAACTTAAAAGAGATTCTAGTAATTCTGATGACAGtccatataaaaaaatattgtctgttttatcaaatgattatgattatttaaaaaataaatgtaaacaTGTTCAACCGATTCCAGATATAGAAGCAGACATTTCTGCATTAGCATTTACATTTGAAGAtgcatcatcaagttcgCCGATGGGAAGcaaattatttacagttttatcgatatttggtgcaatagcattttttttaggaatttcttataag tattcgttatttggatttcggaaacgggctcaaaaacaatatttaagagaaaaaataaaaaaaataaagaagaaaatgaatcattaa
- a CDS encoding PIR protein, which yields MDNQICLRFDKLRNYLPDDLNISKSSDIHTLGSAKNYCPISDSENKCETNADKINAGFLWLFEQNIINRITAFKGSNDKKHKSFIIYIMIWLSYMLSLKKVNNINNLNDFYGVHIKDNTHYNTCIKKEQDCSNSLKDSTGYMNFKEFIEANKCLMDIKFEDVSNLYDAFKLLCKMYTGLSANTKTDKRYLDNANEFVKKYDELNKNLNITKDSPYYQVLSTLSDDYNNFKIYCKSNKNDCSDIQSLSPIKVKENSVQSSERTSLQNYEATSPSLPITNKLIPVLSIIAAIPIFVGIAYKYSLFGFRKRSQKHLREKLKK from the exons atggatAACCAAAta tgttTGAGGTTTGATAAACTGAGAAACTATTTACCCGATGACTTAAACATCTCTAAAAGTAGTGATATTCATACATTAGGGAGTGCTAAGAATTATTGTCCTATTTCAGATTCAGAAAATAAATGTGAAACTAATGccgataaaataaatgctgGATTTCTATGGTTGTTCGagcaaaatattattaataggATTACTGCTTTTAAGGGTTCTAAtgataaaaaacataaatcgtttattatatacattatgatatggttaagttatatgttaagtCTAAAGAAAGTCAATAACATCAACAACctaaatgatttttatgGAGTGCATATAAAGGATAATACGCATTATAATActtgtataaaaaaagaacaaGATTGTAGTAATTCATTAAAAGACAGTACGGGATATATGAATTTTAAGGAGTTCATAGAAGCAAACAAATGTTTGATGGATATTAAATTTGAAGATGTGTCTAATTtgtatgatgcatttaaactATTATGTAAAATGTATACTGGACTTAGTGCAAACACAAAAACAGATAAGAGATATTTAGACAATGCTAatgaatttgttaaaaaatatgatgaactTAACAAAAATCTTAATATTACTAAAGATAGTCCCTATTATCAAgtattgtctacattatcagatgattataataattttaaaatttattgtaaaagtaataaaaatgattgtAGCGATATTCAATCCCTTTCACCAATAAAAGTAAAAGAAAATAGTGTACAAAGTTCTGAACGAACTTCTTTACAAAATTATGAAGCTACATCACCAAGTTTGCCGAtaacaaacaaattaattccagttttatcgataatTGCTGCAATACCAATTTTCGTGGGAAttgcttataag tattcattatttggatttcggaaacgatctcaaaaacatttaagagaaaagctaaaaaaataa
- a CDS encoding PIR protein, protein MPTNLCDGIKLIDHGIAFDQKSQNYTLEGSVTNQHCPNQNCDNDDKKISSAFIALLKFYKEYVDMKNLESDKIAESAILWLGHKLNQKKENGTTTLNDFYTEHIKTNSEYEENISNHNKIKKDDIENKIKSMNIDIKDIFNFYEVFKLLCRMDGELDKKETQCNTCLKNAGEFYEKYEKLKNTLDINKGSSYFQLWLSLSKDYDKFKEKYSGKCNDINFPEACPRSSVTNSPVTECSVTKIQVTNSPVTECSLTKSTLIPIAIIFVVASILLGVSYKYSLFEFRKKTQKQHLREKLKK, encoded by the exons atgccTACTAATCTG tGTGATGGAATTAAATTGATCGATCATGGTATTGCCTTCGATCAAAAATCTCAAAATTATACGTTAGAAGGAAGTGTAACCAATCAGCATTGTCCTAACCAAAACTGTGATAATGATGACAAAAAAATTAGTTCTGCTTTTATAGCATTACTAAAATTTTATAAGGAATATGTTGATATGAAAAATTTAGAGAGTGATAAAATTGCTGAATCcgctattttatggttaGGTCACAAACtgaatcaaaaaaaagaaaatggaaCCACTACATTAAACGATTTTTATACTgaacatataaaaacaaatagtGAATATGAGGAAAATATATCTAATCATAATAAGATTAAAAAGGATGATAtagaaaacaaaataaaatcgatGAATAtcgatattaaagatatatttaatttttatgaagtatttaaattattatgtaggATGGATGGTGAACTTGATAAAAAAGAAACCCAATGCAATACATGTTTAAAAAATGCTGGagaattttatgaaaaatatgaaaaacttaaaaatactttagatattaataaaggaaGTTCTTATTTTCAACTATGGTTAAGTTTATCAAAAGATTATGACAAATTTAAAGAGAAATATAGTGGTAAATGTAATGATATCAATTTCCCTGAAGCTTGTCCACGAAGTTCAGTGACAAATAGTCCAGTTACAGAATGTTCAGTGACAAAAATTCAAGTGACAAATAGTCCAGTGACAGAATGTTCACTGACAAAAAGTACACTAATTCCaattgcaattatatttgttgtaGCATCGATTTTATTGggagtttcttataag tattcgttatttgaaTTTCGGAAAAAAAcccaaaaacaacatttaagagaaaagctaaaaaaataa